In Maledivibacter sp., a single genomic region encodes these proteins:
- the rpsH gene encoding 30S ribosomal protein S8, with product MTMTDPIADMLTRIRNANLVKHESVDVPASNLKKSLANILLNEGFIKGFDVIEDGKQGLIRIQMKYGSSKERVITGLKKISKPGLRVYAKRDEIPKVLGGLGIAVISTSNGVITDKEARKLGVGGEVICYVW from the coding sequence ATGACAATGACAGATCCTATTGCTGATATGCTAACACGTATAAGAAATGCTAACCTTGTAAAACATGAATCTGTAGATGTGCCAGCTTCAAATCTTAAAAAATCTTTAGCTAATATATTATTAAACGAAGGTTTTATCAAAGGTTTTGATGTGATAGAAGACGGAAAACAAGGATTAATAAGAATACAAATGAAGTACGGATCAAGCAAAGAAAGAGTTATTACAGGACTTAAGAAAATCTCAAAGCCGGGCTTAAGAGTTTATGCTAAAAGAGATGAAATACCAAAGGTACTTGGAGGACTTGGAATAGCTGTAATATCAACATCAAATGGTGTTATAACTGATAAAGAAGCACGTAAATTAGGTGTTGGTGGCGAAGTAATTTGTTACGTATGGTAA
- a CDS encoding type Z 30S ribosomal protein S14: MAKTALKVKQQRKQKYSTREYNRCRICGRPHAYLRKFGICRICFRELAYKGQIPGVRKASW, translated from the coding sequence GTGGCAAAAACAGCTCTCAAAGTAAAACAACAAAGAAAACAAAAGTACTCTACAAGAGAATACAATAGATGTAGAATATGTGGAAGACCACATGCGTATTTAAGAAAATTTGGAATATGCCGTATTTGTTTTAGAGAATTAGCTTATAAAGGCCAAATTCCTGGAGTAAGAAAGGCAAGTTGGTAA
- the rplE gene encoding 50S ribosomal protein L5: MTRLKDKYTNEVKKSLMEKFQYSSIMQVPKLEKIVINMGLGDCKDNRKALELAVKELETIAGQKPIITRARKSVANFKVREGMPVGAKVTLRGERMYEFLDRFISIALPRVRDFRGINPNSFDGRGNYSLGVKEQLIFPEINYDNVEKIRGMDIIFVTTSKTDEEARELLKLMGMPFSKQ, translated from the coding sequence GTGACTAGACTAAAGGATAAATATACTAACGAAGTTAAAAAATCGTTAATGGAAAAGTTTCAATATAGCAGTATAATGCAAGTTCCAAAACTTGAAAAGATCGTTATAAATATGGGACTTGGTGATTGCAAAGATAATCGTAAAGCTTTGGAATTAGCTGTAAAAGAGCTAGAAACTATAGCAGGTCAAAAGCCAATAATTACTAGAGCGAGAAAATCAGTTGCAAACTTTAAAGTTCGTGAAGGAATGCCTGTAGGTGCAAAGGTAACACTTAGAGGTGAAAGAATGTACGAATTTTTAGATAGATTTATCAGTATAGCGCTACCGAGGGTTAGAGACTTTAGAGGAATTAACCCTAATTCATTTGATGGTAGAGGAAACTATTCATTAGGTGTAAAAGAGCAGCTAATATTCCCTGAGATCAACTATGATAACGTTGAAAAAATCAGAGGAATGGATATAATCTTTGTAACTACTTCAAAAACTGACGAAGAAGCACGTGAATTATTAAAACTAATGGGAATGCCATTTAGTAAACAATAA
- the rplX gene encoding 50S ribosomal protein L24, with protein MHVKKGDTVVVISGKDKGKTGKVLGVNPKTERVIVEKVNMVKKHQKPTQKMQQAGIMEMEAPIHASKVMIYDSKAKSGTRIKYKKLEDGKKVRVSVKTGEVLD; from the coding sequence ATGCACGTAAAAAAAGGAGATACTGTAGTAGTAATCAGCGGTAAAGATAAAGGTAAAACTGGTAAAGTACTTGGGGTAAACCCGAAGACTGAAAGAGTAATCGTTGAGAAAGTGAATATGGTGAAAAAACATCAAAAGCCTACTCAAAAAATGCAACAAGCAGGAATTATGGAGATGGAAGCACCGATTCATGCATCAAAGGTTATGATATATGATTCAAAGGCTAAGAGTGGAACAAGAATTAAATATAAAAAACTAGAAGATGGTAAAAAAGTAAGAGTTTCAGTTAAAACTGGAGAAGTTTTAGACTAA
- the rplN gene encoding 50S ribosomal protein L14, translating into MIQQESRLKVADNSGAKELLCIRVLGGSGRRYGNIGDVIVASVKNATPGGVVKKGEVIKAVIVRSKQGLRRNDGSYVKFDENAAVVIKDDKSPVGTRIFGPVARELRDKKYMKIVSLAPEVL; encoded by the coding sequence ATGATTCAACAAGAATCACGTTTGAAGGTAGCTGATAACTCAGGTGCTAAAGAATTGTTATGTATCCGAGTACTAGGCGGTTCCGGTAGAAGATATGGAAATATTGGTGACGTAATAGTTGCTTCGGTTAAAAATGCAACGCCAGGCGGAGTTGTTAAAAAGGGAGAAGTTATTAAGGCTGTTATAGTTAGAAGTAAACAGGGTTTAAGAAGAAATGATGGAAGCTATGTAAAATTCGATGAAAATGCAGCTGTAGTTATTAAAGACGATAAGTCTCCTGTAGGGACTCGTATATTTGGACCTGTTGCAAGGGAATTAAGAGATAAAAAATACATGAAGATAGTATCATTAGCTCCTGAAGTATTATAG
- the rpsQ gene encoding 30S ribosomal protein S17: MVERGRRKVRVGRIVSDKMEKTAVVAVEEFVRHPIYGKAVKRTKKFKAHDENNECKIGDKVRIMETRPLSKDKRWRVAEIIERAK, from the coding sequence ATCGTGGAAAGAGGAAGAAGAAAAGTAAGAGTAGGACGTATTGTAAGTGACAAGATGGAGAAAACTGCCGTTGTAGCTGTAGAAGAATTCGTTCGTCATCCTATATATGGAAAAGCAGTTAAAAGAACTAAGAAATTTAAAGCTCACGATGAAAACAACGAGTGCAAGATTGGCGATAAGGTTAGAATAATGGAAACAAGACCTTTGAGCAAGGATAAAAGATGGAGAGTTGCTGAAATCATCGAGCGTGCCAAGTAG
- the rpmC gene encoding 50S ribosomal protein L29 has protein sequence MKANKLRDMTSQELSQKLNDLKAELFNLRFQLATGQLENPLTIRTVKKDIARVKTIIREREIKEINL, from the coding sequence ATGAAAGCTAATAAACTTCGTGATATGACTTCACAAGAATTATCGCAAAAGCTTAATGATTTAAAAGCTGAGCTATTCAACTTAAGATTCCAATTAGCAACTGGACAATTAGAAAACCCTTTAACAATAAGAACTGTTAAGAAGGATATTGCCCGTGTGAAAACTATTATAAGAGAAAGAGAAATAAAAGAGATAAACCTATAG
- the rplP gene encoding 50S ribosomal protein L16, which translates to MLMPKRVKRRRVHRGRMKGKANRGNTVTYGEYGLVALEPTWITSNQIEAARIAINRHIKRGGKVWIKIFPHKPVTQKPAETRMGAGKGSPEYWVAVVKPGRVMFEMSGVDEELAREAMRLAAMKLPIKCKFVTRQEMQEKDGEANES; encoded by the coding sequence ATGTTAATGCCTAAAAGAGTGAAACGTCGTAGAGTTCATAGAGGCAGAATGAAGGGTAAAGCTAATAGAGGTAATACCGTTACTTATGGTGAATACGGCCTTGTGGCCCTTGAACCAACATGGATTACTTCTAATCAAATAGAAGCGGCAAGGATTGCCATCAATAGACATATTAAAAGAGGTGGAAAGGTTTGGATAAAAATCTTCCCTCATAAACCAGTTACACAAAAACCAGCTGAGACTCGTATGGGTGCTGGTAAGGGTTCTCCAGAGTACTGGGTAGCAGTAGTTAAACCTGGTAGAGTAATGTTTGAAATGTCTGGCGTAGATGAAGAGCTAGCAAGAGAAGCGATGAGACTTGCAGCAATGAAACTTCCAATCAAATGTAAGTTTGTAACACGTCAGGAAATGCAAGAAAAGGATGGTGAAGCAAATGAAAGCTAA
- the rpsC gene encoding 30S ribosomal protein S3: MGQKVSPHGLRVGIIKDWDSKWFANKKDYSDLLVEDFKIRKYIKNRLYTSGISRILIKRTANRININILTSKPGMVVGRGGENIEGLKKELRKMSSKSVHIDITEVRKPEIDSQLVAESVAFALERRIAFRRAMKQAIGRAMKAGAQGIKVAVAGRLNGAEMARTESYSEGNVPLSTLRADIDYGFAEADTTYGKIGIKVWIYKGEILPGMVVEEPKQEKRSRRKPKSRDNRSRDNRSRDNRPRDNRSRDNRGNK, translated from the coding sequence ATGGGTCAAAAGGTAAGTCCACACGGATTGAGAGTCGGAATAATTAAAGATTGGGATTCAAAGTGGTTTGCTAATAAAAAAGACTATTCAGATCTGTTAGTGGAAGACTTTAAGATAAGAAAATACATTAAAAATAGATTGTATACTTCAGGAATCTCAAGAATTCTTATAAAGAGAACGGCCAATAGAATCAACATAAATATTTTAACATCTAAGCCAGGTATGGTAGTAGGTAGAGGTGGAGAAAATATCGAAGGGTTAAAGAAAGAACTTAGAAAAATGAGTTCTAAATCTGTGCATATAGATATTACAGAGGTTAGAAAACCAGAAATAGATTCTCAATTAGTAGCTGAAAGTGTAGCCTTTGCTTTAGAAAGAAGAATTGCATTTAGAAGAGCTATGAAGCAAGCTATTGGTAGAGCTATGAAGGCTGGAGCCCAAGGAATCAAGGTAGCTGTTGCTGGTAGATTAAATGGTGCAGAGATGGCTAGAACTGAAAGCTACAGTGAAGGAAATGTTCCGCTATCAACACTTAGAGCTGATATAGATTATGGATTTGCTGAAGCCGACACTACTTATGGTAAAATAGGAATTAAGGTGTGGATTTATAAGGGCGAAATTCTTCCAGGAATGGTTGTAGAAGAGCCTAAGCAAGAAAAGAGAAGCAGAAGAAAGCCAAAATCTAGAGACAATAGATCAAGAGATAACAGATCAAGAGATAATAGACCTAGAGACAATAGATCTAGAGATAATAGAGGTAACAAGTAG
- the rplV gene encoding 50S ribosomal protein L22: MEAKAIAKYIRISPRKMKPIADLVRGKNANEAIAILKFTPRKGAAVLKKVIESAVANAENNHGMDVESLFVSEVYANQGPTMKRWKAGSMGRANPILRRTSHIGVVLKEKE, translated from the coding sequence GTGGAAGCTAAAGCGATTGCTAAATATATTAGGATTTCTCCTAGAAAAATGAAACCAATTGCAGATTTAGTAAGAGGAAAGAACGCTAATGAAGCGATAGCTATATTAAAGTTCACTCCTAGAAAAGGTGCTGCAGTACTTAAAAAAGTAATTGAATCAGCAGTAGCAAATGCTGAGAACAATCATGGAATGGATGTAGAAAGTTTATTCGTTTCAGAGGTATATGCTAATCAAGGACCTACTATGAAGAGATGGAAAGCAGGTTCAATGGGAAGAGCTAATCCGATTTTAAGAAGAACTAGTCATATAGGAGTTGTTTTAAAAGAAAAGGAATAG
- the rpsS gene encoding 30S ribosomal protein S19: MGRSLKKGPFVEPKLLKRIEEMNDKGDKKVIKTWSRASTIFPQMIGHTIAVHDGRKHVPVYITEDMIGHKLGEFAPTRTFRGHAGEKSSKVR, from the coding sequence ATGGGTAGATCATTGAAAAAGGGACCTTTTGTGGAACCTAAGCTTCTAAAAAGAATAGAAGAGATGAATGACAAGGGAGACAAGAAAGTAATCAAAACTTGGTCAAGAGCATCAACTATATTTCCACAAATGATTGGACACACGATAGCTGTTCATGATGGAAGAAAACACGTTCCAGTATATATTACTGAGGATATGATCGGACATAAATTAGGAGAGTTTGCTCCTACTAGAACGTTTAGAGGTCATGCAGGAGAAAAATCAAGCAAGGTTAGATAA